In the Verrucomicrobiota bacterium genome, AAACCAACTGACCGCCGCGCGCGAAACCGCCCTCCTGCGCGAGGCCCGCCTGGAAGAACTGCGTGAGCAAATGGGGAAAACGGAAATCTTCGCCCCGCGTGATGGCCTGGTGGTCTACGCCCGCAATCGGCACAATCAAGTCCGCGTGGAAGAGGGAGCCTACGTGCGGGAGCGGGAAGAGCTTCTGCTGCTCCCTGACATCTCGCAGATGAAAGTCGAAGTGGATATCTACGAAAATCAAATCAGCCTGGTCGAGCGCGGGATGCTGGCTGAGGTCCACCTCGACTCTCTCCCTGACCGCAGCTTCCGCGGCGAAGTGCTCACCATCGCCGCCATCCCGGAGCCAGCCCGCTGGGGCAACCCGAACTACCGCGTCTACAAGGCCGAAGTGGTCGTGACCGATCAGCTCCCGGCCATCAAACCCGGAGTGACCGCCCGGGTCGACATCGTGGTGGCCGAGTTGGAAGACGTCATCAAAATCCCCCTCCAAGCGGTCGTGGGAGCCGAAGACCGGCAATTTTGCTTCGTGCAGGCGGAAGGAAAAGAGACCCTCGTGGAAGTGGAAATTGGCCTCTTCGACAATGAATTCGTCGAAATCCGCAGCGGCTTGCAACAAGGGGACCGCATCGTTCTCACGCCCCCCTCTCAACTCGAATTGCCGACGCCGGAGGAAAACGTAGACGAGAAAGAAGGGGACCTGCAACTGACCGAGGCCCAAGAAACCTTGGCCGCGGCCGGGTGAAAGACCCCTCCTCCAACGCTCGCGAGGTCATCCGCATCGAGCAGCTGGAGAAAACCTACCAGATGGGGGAAGTCTCGGTGCCCGCTCTCCGGGGCGTCGACTTTCTCGTCCGGGAGCGGGATTACGTCGCCATCATGGGGCCTTCCGGCTCGGGCAAGTCGACCCTACTCAATCTTCTCGGGTGTCTGGATCGGCCTACCGAGGGTCGCTACTTTCTGGGCGGGACGGACGTCTCGACCCTGGATGACGATTCTCTCTCCCAAGTGCGCGGAGAGCGCCTCGGCTTCATCTTCCAAGCCTACAATCTCATCGAGCAGCTCACCGTCATGGAAAACATCCTGGTCCCGCTCTTCTACACTGGCCAGGACACTCCCGAAGCGGCGAAGCGCTGCCGCCAAATTGCCGAGCGAGTCGGCCTGGGAGATCGCCTCGAACACCGACCCAAGCAGCTCTCCGGAGGGCAACAGCAGCGGGTGGCCATCGCCCGCAGCCTCTCCAATGACCCACTTCTCCTCCTGGCCGATGAGCCGACTGGCAACCTGGATTCCTCGACCGAAGGCGATGTCCTCGCCCTGCTGGAAGAACTCAATGCCGAGGGCCGGACGATCGTGCTCGTGACGCACGACGAGCACGTCGCAGAGCGGGCCCACCGGGTCATTCACATGAAGGACGGCGTCATTGACCGCGTCGTGGAAAACCGCTTGGCCGCCACCTCATGACCCATCGCCTTGGCCGCACCTTCGCCCTTGGGATCAAGAATCTCTTTCTCCACAAGGTTCGCTCCCTCCTCACCATGCTGGGGATCGTCTTCGGGGTGGGCTCCGTCATCGCCATGCTCTCGGTCGGCGAAGGCGCCGCCCTCCAGGCCGAAGAAGCCATCAACCGCCTCGGCCCGGCCAACATCATCGTGCAAAGCAAGCAGCCCCCCGAGGGCACACCCAATTCCACCATCGGCAATCAGGAGCGGAGGCGATTTGGCGTCACGCAGGAAGACGTCGAACGCATCCACGCCACCCTTCCCTTGGTCGAGGCCGTCATGACCGAACTCACCAAAACCGATGAAGTCACCTCTCCCCATCGCCAGCTGATCGCCAAAATCCGTGCCCTGCCAGCCCACGCGCCCGAAGTCAAAATGTTCACCCTGCTCGAAGGCCGCTTCTTCACGGCGCTAGAGGAGGCCCGGCAAGTCCCCGTCTGTCTGCTGACCCCCTCTCTCGCTCAAAAGCTCTTTCCCTTCGGCAGCGCGCTCGGAAAGAGTGTCCGGATTGAGAGCGACTACTTCCAAATCCTCGGAGTGGTGCAGCCTGGGGTCTCCGAGAGCACCGATGGCGATGGCCCCGACCGCCAAATCGGCGATGACATCATCTTTCTCCCCACGACCGCCGCGGCCGCCCGCGTGGCCGACTTTCGTTGGAGCCAGAAGGACTTTGATGAAGTCGTCGTCAAGGTGCGGGAGAAAGAAGACGTCCCCCAAGTGGCCGCGCAGCTCAAAACGCTCATGGAAAAATTTCACCGGCGAAATGACTACGCCTTGGTGGTTCCCCTCGAATTGCTCGCGCAAGCCCGCCAGACCCAAAATCTCTTCAAGGCCATCCTCGGCTCCATCGCGGCCATTTCCCTCTTGGTGGGCGGCATTGGCATCATGAACATCATGCTGGCCACCGTGACCGAGCGGACCCGGGAAATCGGCATCCGACGAGCCCTCGGCGCCAAACGCCGAGACATCATCCAACAATTCCTCGTCGAGACCGTCGTCATCTCCCTCGCAGGCGGGCTGGTCGGCGTGGCGCTCGGGATGAGCCTCCCCCTTCTCATCACCTCCTTGACCGATATCCCGACCGTCATCACAGCGGCCTCCGTGCTCCTGTCGGTCGGAATCTCGGCCCTGGTCGGGATCCTCTTCGGCCTCTACCCCGCGCGGCGAGCGGCTCTCCTGGATCCCATCGAAGCCCTCCGGATGTAGAGTGCCTTGACTTCCCGGGCGCGAGCGCCTTTCTGGGATCACCATCATGTTCGAAGCGCTCAAGCAACTCCTCGTCCTCCAGGATCGCGACACCCAGATCAGAGCCCTTCAAAAAGAAATCACCCAGGCCCCGGACGAAATCGCCCGCGCCGAAGGCCGTCGCACCCGCTCTCGGAATCAAGTCGACTCAGCCAAGGCCCTCCGCGTCGAGAACGAAAAAGCCATGCACCAGCTGCAGCTCGAAGCCGAGACTCGTCGGAACACCATCGGCCGGCTGAAAACGCAGCAAATGGAGACCCGAAAAAACGAAGAATACCTCGCCTTCGAAAAAGAAATCGCGAATTACCAGCAGCAAGTCACCGAGCTGGAAGACCAGGAACTCGCGCTCATGGAAAAAGCCGAGTCCCTGCAGGTTGAATTCGCGCAGGCCGAGGAAGCCTTTGCAAAAATCAGCACCGGAGTCGAGAGCGATCTCGCGGATATCGCCAAACGGACCGCCGCCGCCCAAAGCCGACTCGGAGAACTCCAGGAAGAGCGCTCGCGCTTGGCCGCAGGCGTGGAAGCGGGAAGCCTCTCCCTGTATGAGCGCCTCCTCTCGGGCGGCAAGCGAGACACCGCCATCGCCGGCCTCCGCCATGGGGTCTGCGAGGGCTGCCACACCAAAGTCATCGCCGGCACCTTGCACGACGTGAAAGCCGGGAAGGCCCTGGTGACCTGCGAAAATTGCGGACGCATCCTCTACCTGGCCGAAGAATAGGCCCAGCGCCGCTCAGCATCGGTAGCCACGGGCCGCAATCGCCTCGCCCGATTGCCGCAGCAAATCGCGCAGGATCGCAAACTCCTCCCCGGGAAACCCGGCTCCGGCCTTGGCGGCGGCTTCGCAATCCGCGCACCGGGCCGCCAAGACACGGTAACCGAAAGATCCGGCAGCGCCTTTCAGCTGGTGAATGATGGCCCCGATCTCCCCCCACTCGCCTGCCGGGAAGACCGCTTCCGCCCGCGAGAGCAAACGGTCCGCTTCTTCCAAAAAATCGCGGTAGATGTCGACAAAGTCTGCCGACCAGTTGTCGGTCACTTCCAAAAGCTGCTCCCAATCAATCAACCCCTCGGCCTCCGGCATGCCCAAGGTTACCAAAAATCGACCTCGGAGCAATGTCCTTTCTGGCTTGTTTCCCTCGGGAAACCTATAGTGACCACCTCATGGAAAGCCTCCTGGTGTACGATGACAGCCCCGTCTTCGGGGGGCATGAAGTCATGTCTCTCCACGGTCTTGATGGACTCCTCGAACACAGCGAAGTCTTCCTCCACGTTTTCTACAGCCAGGCAAATGAACGCTTGCACCAAGAGCTGACCACTCGCCTCCCCCATCCTCGCCTGGCCCTCGAATCGCTCGCTTTTCATTCCTCCAAGATCCAGAGCCTGCTCCATCACTTCCAGAGAAAGCGGCTGGCCGAATTGGCCACTCGCTTTCGCTCCTGCGGCGCTCCCCGCTTGCTCGCGATTCAAGGGAACATCGAACACTCCTCCCTCGGCATCCTGGCAGCCAAGCAAGCCGGGATCGAAAGCCTCAGCTACCTTCCCGTTCCGCACAGCCATCGGGACATGGGTGCCAAAGGCGCCTTCCTGCGCGACCCGCTGACCCGCCCTCTCTTCCGCAAGCCGGATCGTTTCTTGACCATCAGCGCCGAGATGAAACGTCTCCTCCGTCTCCAAGGGGCCACCGCCCCCATCGACATCGTCTTCAACGGCATCGATGCCGAGCGCTTCCAAGCCACCGCTCGCCCGGCCGCCAAAGAAAAGCTCCACTTGCCGAGCGAGCGCTTCGTCATCGGGATGGTCGGACGAATCGAATTCTCCCAAAAAAGGCAACACCTCCTGGTAGAAGCGATTTCCGAAAGCCCCTCCCTGCGAGCCAGCAGCCACCTGGCCTTCGCCGGGACCGGGCCCGATGAGCCGGCCCTCCGCTCCCTCTTGCAAGAGCGGGGCCTGGCCGACCAAAGCACCCTCCTCGGCTGGCGCGACCCTTCCGAGGTCTACCCCGCACTCGATCAGCTCGTCCTTCCCTCCCGCTACGAAGGCGTGCCTCTCGTCATGTTGGAAGCCCTCGCCTGTGGAGTCCCGGTCATCGCGAGCGACCGGGACGGCATGCGAGACCTCTTGCCCGCAGCTTGGCGATTTCCCTCTGGCTCAGCCAGCGCACTGCGCCAAGTCCTGACAGAACTCAGCCAGCATCCCCCCGAGGCCGACTGCCTTCGCTTGCAAACCCTCGTGCGAGAGAAAATGAACCTGCAAGCCTTTCGCCAGCAATTTGCCGAAAGCGTGCTTCAGCCCTGGGAAGCGTGACGCCTCTCCTGCCGGACCCAAAACAAGAAACTGGCCACTGCCACCACCGAGATGCTTCCCGCCACCAGAAACATCGCCTGGAGGTCCCAGTCAGCCAGCCTTCCCATCAGCATCGCTCCCACGATCCGGGGCAAGCCCACGATCATCACCGTGTAGACCCCCTGGATGGAATTGCGAAAGCGCGGCTCGGCGAAGCGGTCGACGTAGATCACGGGCAAGACGTAAATCGCGAGCACCTCCGGCCCGTGCAAGAGATGCACCAGCACCCCAGTCAGCGTGGAGGGAAAGACCGCCAGACAAAACAAGCGCACCACCCCCGCCAGCAGCCCGAAGAGCATCAAGCGCTTGAAGCCAAATTTCCGCTCTAGCCAACCGAGGCCCAGGACCCAACCAATCTCCAAAAGCACCCCGAAATTGATGACCAAACCGACCCACTTCGAAGGCAGTTGGACCACCTCCCGGAGATAGACTGGAAAGAAGCCATAGTAGGCCAGCGCCCCGAAATGCATCGACGCCAGAGCCAGGCAATACCAGCGGGCCCGACCTCGAAAAAGCGCCGAGAGGGCCGCCAGCGTAGGCAATTTCTCCTCGGCTGCCGGATCCCCGAGCGCCTCTCGCATCGGGGGAAAAGCCTGCGCGTTCAAGGCAGCCAGAACACAACCGAGCACCCCCAGCCAAACCACCCATTCCAGCCCGCCC is a window encoding:
- a CDS encoding ABC transporter permease, whose amino-acid sequence is MTHRLGRTFALGIKNLFLHKVRSLLTMLGIVFGVGSVIAMLSVGEGAALQAEEAINRLGPANIIVQSKQPPEGTPNSTIGNQERRRFGVTQEDVERIHATLPLVEAVMTELTKTDEVTSPHRQLIAKIRALPAHAPEVKMFTLLEGRFFTALEEARQVPVCLLTPSLAQKLFPFGSALGKSVRIESDYFQILGVVQPGVSESTDGDGPDRQIGDDIIFLPTTAAAARVADFRWSQKDFDEVVVKVREKEDVPQVAAQLKTLMEKFHRRNDYALVVPLELLAQARQTQNLFKAILGSIAAISLLVGGIGIMNIMLATVTERTREIGIRRALGAKRRDIIQQFLVETVVISLAGGLVGVALGMSLPLLITSLTDIPTVITAASVLLSVGISALVGILFGLYPARRAALLDPIEALRM
- a CDS encoding C4-type zinc ribbon domain-containing protein, with translation MFEALKQLLVLQDRDTQIRALQKEITQAPDEIARAEGRRTRSRNQVDSAKALRVENEKAMHQLQLEAETRRNTIGRLKTQQMETRKNEEYLAFEKEIANYQQQVTELEDQELALMEKAESLQVEFAQAEEAFAKISTGVESDLADIAKRTAAAQSRLGELQEERSRLAAGVEAGSLSLYERLLSGGKRDTAIAGLRHGVCEGCHTKVIAGTLHDVKAGKALVTCENCGRILYLAEE
- a CDS encoding Hpt domain-containing protein codes for the protein MPEAEGLIDWEQLLEVTDNWSADFVDIYRDFLEEADRLLSRAEAVFPAGEWGEIGAIIHQLKGAAGSFGYRVLAARCADCEAAAKAGAGFPGEEFAILRDLLRQSGEAIAARGYRC
- a CDS encoding MFS transporter; amino-acid sequence: MGWLRTIKRQYFLAVSVAGCVLPFFPVYLKEVKGLSSTEVGYAQAAGSLAMLLAPLLATFLADTWLSTRRLLGLTLIACSGFLFLMQLLQPIWLVVLCMGGMQLMYSPQLALLDGFFFGKTRQLASAGLAQVPQYYQVRVWGSIGFMVPSVGLFFLLDGEGGLEWVVWLGVLGCVLAALNAQAFPPMREALGDPAAEEKLPTLAALSALFRGRARWYCLALASMHFGALAYYGFFPVYLREVVQLPSKWVGLVINFGVLLEIGWVLGLGWLERKFGFKRLMLFGLLAGVVRLFCLAVFPSTLTGVLVHLLHGPEVLAIYVLPVIYVDRFAEPRFRNSIQGVYTVMIVGLPRIVGAMLMGRLADWDLQAMFLVAGSISVVAVASFLFWVRQERRHASQG
- a CDS encoding ABC transporter ATP-binding protein translates to MGEVSVPALRGVDFLVRERDYVAIMGPSGSGKSTLLNLLGCLDRPTEGRYFLGGTDVSTLDDDSLSQVRGERLGFIFQAYNLIEQLTVMENILVPLFYTGQDTPEAAKRCRQIAERVGLGDRLEHRPKQLSGGQQQRVAIARSLSNDPLLLLADEPTGNLDSSTEGDVLALLEELNAEGRTIVLVTHDEHVAERAHRVIHMKDGVIDRVVENRLAATS
- a CDS encoding glycosyltransferase — its product is MSFLACFPRETYSDHLMESLLVYDDSPVFGGHEVMSLHGLDGLLEHSEVFLHVFYSQANERLHQELTTRLPHPRLALESLAFHSSKIQSLLHHFQRKRLAELATRFRSCGAPRLLAIQGNIEHSSLGILAAKQAGIESLSYLPVPHSHRDMGAKGAFLRDPLTRPLFRKPDRFLTISAEMKRLLRLQGATAPIDIVFNGIDAERFQATARPAAKEKLHLPSERFVIGMVGRIEFSQKRQHLLVEAISESPSLRASSHLAFAGTGPDEPALRSLLQERGLADQSTLLGWRDPSEVYPALDQLVLPSRYEGVPLVMLEALACGVPVIASDRDGMRDLLPAAWRFPSGSASALRQVLTELSQHPPEADCLRLQTLVREKMNLQAFRQQFAESVLQPWEA